Part of the Cydia fagiglandana chromosome 2, ilCydFagi1.1, whole genome shotgun sequence genome, CTTCGGTCGGGTTTTAATTTATAACCACtagttgcgaatttcctactttccgAACTTGTTTCGTAAATAACTAATATAACTATTCAGGTATCGGAGACAGGCGCCATCTAACGTGCTATTCGTAAACTAAGCAAAATGTGTGTGAGTCTGGGGTCATTACATTATCGAAAGAAAAATCTAAATAGTGcgattcaggatttttaatacacgGAAAAGCGCCATCTTTCGaagagaaaaagaagaagaCCCATTAGAACGCAGCGCACTAGTAAGTCTAGTAAGATGTTGTTCCGAACGCGACCACAATCTGCTGTCACTGTCATATTGACATTTGTTTGACAACGTTAAAGCGACCTGAGAACCTGacgaaatattgaaataggttaagaaaactaagttttaaacatttatagtacatattttatattatagaaAATTAAAGAATTAGTTCAGTATACTTTATATAATACTAGTGCTTaaattcttattcttaaatcACAATGAAAAAAGAAGGTAAGTCTCCTAAGAATGATTTCAAGCACCTTATTGTTTCTTAGatgtttttaataaaacttttgttcattaCAGAAGTTCAAGAAATTTTCTTGAAAATTTTGAGAGAAGAGGAAGATGTATCCGCTGGGGTTGCTGCAATCAGAACCTTGCTGACTGTTATAAAAACATATAAAGGTAGGATTTTGTCTTACGCAAACATACTAAGTATttataatttcaatttgtaaGAAAATACGAGGACTTGGTGTGCTTTAGGGCTATTACATAGCAGTAACATTTTAGCAAGATTGTGTAATAGAAAACAATGTGTAGATGTAGATTACAGAGAGTATTCAATTTACATTATCATGAATGCTCATATGCTCAATTTCTTTCAATTGTTTTGCATTAAAAAGTAGGCTATTAGTAATTTCACtgttttcatgtaaatttagCTCATATAATAGGAATGTATGCATTGTATAAAATTGTTAGCAATTTGAAAATGTTAGGTGTAGTATGTCTCAATAGTAGAATATTACATTAATTTCAGTGGCAACAGTGCGCGAGCTAGACCTGAACCTGCAGCTGGCAGTGGACGCCATGCGCCACTGCGACCAGCCCGTCACCGCCATCTCCTCCGGCTGTGAGCTCTTCATGCGCTTTATCACATTTGCCAAACTTGACATGGAGGTTTGTAATATATGAATAAGTTACTTTTTATGAAATATATGAATGACTTATAATATAACTCAGCTTCCCTACTGATTATTTTCTCACAAAAACATAATGTTAATAATGTGGTAAAATGTAATTAGTATGTTTGTTGCAGTCATTTGACAAGTGCCAGGAGATCATGCTGGAGCGTGGTAACGTGTTCCTGCAGACGCTGCTCGAGGCGCGCGGCAAGGTCGCCGCTCAGGCACTGCCTTTCATCAGTGACGGATGTGTGAGTACCTGCTCTGTGAAACCATCAGAGCAATGTCTGGCTACTTCAAATGACATGAGGATTTCTGGGACAGTGCTACAAGTTATAGATAGTATACTTATCAGTCATTTCCAATTCCCTCTATTGACAGTAGCTACAGACTTACAGAGGCAAAGGGGAGGCTTAAGGTGTAATATAACATGATTTTTCCGTTATTACTTAGTATTTTAATCTGTGAGTCATCAGGAGACTTATTGTGTGTTTCATTGTTCTATGAAGTTTAGACCATATTTTAgcaaaatcaataatttttattGTGGACAATTTATATAAAATGGATACctatgtaccatcgcccacacttgTTAACagtacatcagtggaccttatgccttttgtaataaggtccactgatgtgcagttaggagtgttgctgtttgtactattATCCATCATATTATTCtatatttttagaaaatattgaCACATTCGAGATCAAGAGTGGTACTGCAAGCCATGCTGGAAGCTGCTCAAGCCAACAAGAGGTTTCAGGTTTACGTCACCATGTCTGGCCCAGAGAATAGCGGGTTCGTATTATGTCTATTGaatattaaaaccaaaatataactttgctaatccgcgaaaagataacgtgctagtcaatcaaagctaacccgttatacttacttgcttgttttttacatgcaattaatgttcccaccctcccaccgcaaaaataaatataacaaaccaccaacAAAAGAACAATagtcgacacgtgtttcgcctctctacgaggcatcgtCAGGAAATGTTGACGGTCAACCGGCCGTTTCCGTTGCCGGGCGTCGCACtatcctattttttttttttgcttttttttgtaaactcAATTAGAAACGGGCCACGatggtcattttattttaagaaccGGGCCCCTGAAGGCACTAATTGGCGACCCGTGCAATAGAGTATTTCCATAGACGTATGGAAGAGATCACGCAAGTATTAATTCTTCTTGTAATAGATAAGAAACTGTCAATGCTATTTCAAATTTtagttcattatttttagggttccgtacctcaaaaggaaaaaacggaacccttataggatcactcgtgcgtctgtctgtccgtccgtctgtcacagccaatttgctccgaaactactggaccaattaagttaaaattcggtacacatatgtaagtctgtgacccaaagacgaatatgtaacgtcatCTAATGAATTGTAAAcgtaagggctacttttggggggtaaaagataaaatttaaaaacaaatttttgcaaactatatcgtgttacatatcaaacaaaagagctcattgtgagaatctcaaatatattttttttataaatttacgataaatagtttagaagttattcaagaaaatagacaaaaaatgaccattcccccccctctatctccgaaactacagggtctaaaattctgaaaaaaatacacaaaatagtcctttacctaaagatgacaggaaaacctattagaaatctacagtcaagcgtgagtcggatttaagaacaaaactgcggtttaggttttttagggacacagctgcaatggtttaagtgaaacgtgatgtagacagctattgcgaaggccctaggccgatatccgcataaggccgaaggcccgaagcatc contains:
- the LOC134674528 gene encoding translation initiation factor eIF2B subunit alpha; translated protein: MKKEEVQEIFLKILREEEDVSAGVAAIRTLLTVIKTYKVATVRELDLNLQLAVDAMRHCDQPVTAISSGCELFMRFITFAKLDMESFDKCQEIMLERGNVFLQTLLEARGKVAAQALPFISDGCKILTHSRSRVVLQAMLEAAQANKRFQVYVTMSGPENSGTLMHKQLTAAGVDSTLILDAAVGYILEQVDIVMLGAEGVTESGGIINKIGTYGLAMAALELKKPVYVLAESFKFSRIYPLNQQDLPKEFKYLSSVLKNGADLSKQHPLVDYTPPAYITLLFTDLGILTPSAVSDELIKLYL